In a genomic window of Zerene cesonia ecotype Mississippi chromosome Z, Zerene_cesonia_1.1, whole genome shotgun sequence:
- the LOC119835895 gene encoding ecotropic viral integration site 5 ortholog isoform X3 has protein sequence MKVDVEGRDAACASINTDSPVSSLDDFRETVSDSLPTPDRALLAKLEAENKKIEADAKCPSLTTVHSRKNSDTSSQISLASATSSSHEDSRVGSNGEEDLWGLWGRLVSSWETEWRRRNQFVRDLVRQGVPHHFRGIVWQLLAGVDSSPEKKLYASYIKAKSACEKVIRRDIARTYPEHDFFKEKDGLGQESLFNVMKAYSLHDREVGYCQGSGFIVGLLLMQMPEEEAFAVLVKIMQHHRMRDMFKPSMAELGLCMFQLENLVQELLPDLHLHFQSQSFSTSMYASSWFLTLFTTTLSLPLACRVMDVFLCEGIEIVFKVALAMLTLGKNDMLSLDMENILKYIQKELPAKAEANQDAFMNLAYSIKVQQKKMKRLEKEYTVIKTKEQGDIAVLRCLRQENRLLKQRVELLEKESSALAERLVRGQVDRAEGEEETFALAREVHALRRANMDAQHRLAVAQDEIRSLEMTIAENNSRQSSLEGTEGNDAKGEELARCLQRELVRARLHAAEREAAERELSARISELENENKMLRKQRVDNNVAHLQDELIAVKLREAEANLSLKDLRQRVTELSDCWQKHLQEHRQEAPSAPVQSNMVSDIMATPKKLLRAWEGRTNEMQKLEEELMSTRIREVEALTELKELRLKEMELRTQVQVSTNQLRRQDEELRELREALDGALQRERALQTRQREYQHKFSDLESKAKYESMQANIRNMEDAQRIAELENEVSEYKLKNEVMATEGELRSNIDDSDRVRELQEQVAELKAEFPTPITTPDSEPWKWLES, from the exons ATGAAGGTGGACGTGGAAGGAAGAGATGCAGCCTGCGCCTCGATCAATACCGACTCGCCTGTGTCTTCACTTGACG ATTTCCGAGAGACGGTATCCGACAGCCTGCCGACGCCCGACCGGGCGCTGCTCGCCAAGCTGGAGGCGGAGAACAAGAAGATCGAGGCGGACGCCAAGTGCCCCTCACTGACGACTGTGCACAGCAGGAAGAACTCGGACACATCATCGCAGATATCCTTGGCGTCTG CCACGAGTTCAAGCCACGAAGACTCAAGAGTTGGCAGCAATGGAGAGGAGGATCTTTGGGGTCTCTGGGGTCGGCTGGTCAGCAGCTGGGAGACGGAGTGGCGGAGGCGCAACCAGTTCGTGCGCGACCTCGTGAGGCAGGGGGTGCCTCATCATTTTAGAGGGATTGTGTGGCAGCTGCTTGCTGGAGTGGACTCATCCCCCGAGAAGAAGTTATACGCTTCATACATTAAG GCCAAATCAGCGTGTGAGAAGGTAATACGTCGCGACATCGCACGCACGTACCCGGAGCATGATTTCTTCAAAGAGAAGGATGGATTGGGACAGGAGTCGCTATTCAACGTGATGAAGGCGTATTCGCTGCACGACAGGGAAGTTGGGTACTGCCAAGGTTCGGGCTTTATTGTTGGACTGCTGTTGATGCAG ATGCCAGAGGAGGAGGCATTTGCAGTGTTGGTAAAGATCATGCAGCATCACAGGATGAGAGACATGTTCAAGCCGAGCATGGCGGAGCTGGGCCTCTGCATGTTCCAGCTCGAGAACTTGGTGCAGGAACTACTGCCGGACTTACATTTGCATTTTCAGTCGCAA AGTTTCAGCACATCCATGTACGCCAGCAGCTGGTTCCTCACGCTGTTCACCACAACCCTCTCGCTGCCGCTCGCCTGCCGCGTGATGGACGTGTTCCTCTGCGAGGGTATCGAGATCGTGTTCAAGGTGGCGCTGGCCATGCTCACGCTGGGGAAGAACGATATGCTGTCCCTCGACATGGAGAACATACTAAAG TACATACAAAAGGAGCTGCCAGCAAAGGCAGAGGCTAATCAAGATGCATTCATGAACTTGGCGTATTCGATCAAAGTGCAACAGAAGAAGATGAAAAGATTAGAGAAAGAGTATACGGTGATAAAGACAAAGGAGCAAGGGGATATAGCTGTGTTGAGA TGCCTCCGGCAAGAGAACCGGCTGCTGAAGCAGCGGGTGGAGCTGCTGGAGAAGGAGAGCTCAGCGCTCGCGGAGCGGCTGGTCCGCGGGCAGGTGGACCGCGCCGAGGGTGAGGAGGAGACGTTCGCGCTCGCGCGGGAGGTGCACGCGCTGCGGCGGGCCAACATGGACGCGCAGCATCGGCTCGCGGTCGCGCAGGACGAGATACGCTCGCTCGAGATGACCATCGCCGAG AACAATTCCCGCCAATCGTCTCTCGAGGGCACAGAGGGTAACGACGCGAAGGGAGAGGAACTAGCACGTTGCCTACAAAGAGAGCTGGTGAGAGCTAGGCTGCACGCGGCTGAGAGAGAAGCGGCGGAGAGAGAGCTCTCCGCGAGAATATCGGAAttagaaaatgaaaacaaGATGCTGAGAAAGCAGAGGGTGGATAATAATGTGGCGCACTTGCAG GATGAACTAATTGCGGTGAAACTTCGCGAAGCGGAGGCCAATCTCTCGCTGAAGGATCTCAGGCAGCGCGTAACGGAATTGTCGGATTGCTGGCAGAAGCATTTACAA GAGCATCGTCAAGAAGCGCCGTCAGCGCCTGTCCAATCCAACATGGTGTCTGACATCATGGCGACACCCAAAAAGTTGCTTAGGGCCTGGGAGGGGAGGACCAACGAGATGCAGAAGCTGGAAGAGGAGCTCATGTCCACCAGGATTCGGGAGGTGGAGGCGTTGACTGAGCTGAAGGAGCTGAGGCTTAAG GAAATGGAGCTGCGCACGCAGGTGCAGGTGTCGACGAACCAGCTGCGGCGGCAGGACGAGGAGCTGCGCGAGTTGCGCGAGGCGCTCGACGGCGCGCTGCAGCGGGAGCGCGCGCTGCAGACGCGTCAGCGCGAGTACCAGCACAAGTTCAGCGACCTCGAGAGCAAG GCTAAGTACGAGTCGATGCAAGCTAATATAAGGAACATGGAAGATGCACAGAGGATAGCCGAATTGGAGAATGAAGTGTCCGAGTATAAACTGAAG AATGAAGTAATGGCGACTGAAGGTGAACTGAGGAGTAATATAGATGACTCGGATCGAGTGCGCGAGTTGCAGGAGCAAGTCGCCGAATTAAAGGCTGAG TTCCCAACACCGATCACCACGCCGGACTCCGAGCCCTGGAAATGGCTCGA
- the LOC119835895 gene encoding ecotropic viral integration site 5 ortholog isoform X2, with translation MNEPASVATCTRVTAIRDFRETVSDSLPTPDRALLAKLEAENKKIEADAKCPSLTTVHSRKNSDTSSQISLASATSSSHEDSRVGSNGEEDLWGLWGRLVSSWETEWRRRNQFVRDLVRQGVPHHFRGIVWQLLAGVDSSPEKKLYASYIKAKSACEKVIRRDIARTYPEHDFFKEKDGLGQESLFNVMKAYSLHDREVGYCQGSGFIVGLLLMQMPEEEAFAVLVKIMQHHRMRDMFKPSMAELGLCMFQLENLVQELLPDLHLHFQSQSFSTSMYASSWFLTLFTTTLSLPLACRVMDVFLCEGIEIVFKVALAMLTLGKNDMLSLDMENILKYIQKELPAKAEANQDAFMNLAYSIKVQQKKMKRLEKEYTVIKTKEQGDIAVLRCLRQENRLLKQRVELLEKESSALAERLVRGQVDRAEGEEETFALAREVHALRRANMDAQHRLAVAQDEIRSLEMTIAENNSRQSSLEGTEGNDAKGEELARCLQRELVRARLHAAEREAAERELSARISELENENKMLRKQRVDNNVAHLQDELIAVKLREAEANLSLKDLRQRVTELSDCWQKHLQEHRQEAPSAPVQSNMVSDIMATPKKLLRAWEGRTNEMQKLEEELMSTRIREVEALTELKELRLKEMELRTQVQVSTNQLRRQDEELRELREALDGALQRERALQTRQREYQHKFSDLESKAKYESMQANIRNMEDAQRIAELENEVSEYKLKNEVMATEGELRSNIDDSDRVRELQEQVAELKAEVMRLEAWKARALGLTLTRSESLEEDLEEDDKLKLVLRRESSASLDFKKT, from the exons ATTTCCGAGAGACGGTATCCGACAGCCTGCCGACGCCCGACCGGGCGCTGCTCGCCAAGCTGGAGGCGGAGAACAAGAAGATCGAGGCGGACGCCAAGTGCCCCTCACTGACGACTGTGCACAGCAGGAAGAACTCGGACACATCATCGCAGATATCCTTGGCGTCTG CCACGAGTTCAAGCCACGAAGACTCAAGAGTTGGCAGCAATGGAGAGGAGGATCTTTGGGGTCTCTGGGGTCGGCTGGTCAGCAGCTGGGAGACGGAGTGGCGGAGGCGCAACCAGTTCGTGCGCGACCTCGTGAGGCAGGGGGTGCCTCATCATTTTAGAGGGATTGTGTGGCAGCTGCTTGCTGGAGTGGACTCATCCCCCGAGAAGAAGTTATACGCTTCATACATTAAG GCCAAATCAGCGTGTGAGAAGGTAATACGTCGCGACATCGCACGCACGTACCCGGAGCATGATTTCTTCAAAGAGAAGGATGGATTGGGACAGGAGTCGCTATTCAACGTGATGAAGGCGTATTCGCTGCACGACAGGGAAGTTGGGTACTGCCAAGGTTCGGGCTTTATTGTTGGACTGCTGTTGATGCAG ATGCCAGAGGAGGAGGCATTTGCAGTGTTGGTAAAGATCATGCAGCATCACAGGATGAGAGACATGTTCAAGCCGAGCATGGCGGAGCTGGGCCTCTGCATGTTCCAGCTCGAGAACTTGGTGCAGGAACTACTGCCGGACTTACATTTGCATTTTCAGTCGCAA AGTTTCAGCACATCCATGTACGCCAGCAGCTGGTTCCTCACGCTGTTCACCACAACCCTCTCGCTGCCGCTCGCCTGCCGCGTGATGGACGTGTTCCTCTGCGAGGGTATCGAGATCGTGTTCAAGGTGGCGCTGGCCATGCTCACGCTGGGGAAGAACGATATGCTGTCCCTCGACATGGAGAACATACTAAAG TACATACAAAAGGAGCTGCCAGCAAAGGCAGAGGCTAATCAAGATGCATTCATGAACTTGGCGTATTCGATCAAAGTGCAACAGAAGAAGATGAAAAGATTAGAGAAAGAGTATACGGTGATAAAGACAAAGGAGCAAGGGGATATAGCTGTGTTGAGA TGCCTCCGGCAAGAGAACCGGCTGCTGAAGCAGCGGGTGGAGCTGCTGGAGAAGGAGAGCTCAGCGCTCGCGGAGCGGCTGGTCCGCGGGCAGGTGGACCGCGCCGAGGGTGAGGAGGAGACGTTCGCGCTCGCGCGGGAGGTGCACGCGCTGCGGCGGGCCAACATGGACGCGCAGCATCGGCTCGCGGTCGCGCAGGACGAGATACGCTCGCTCGAGATGACCATCGCCGAG AACAATTCCCGCCAATCGTCTCTCGAGGGCACAGAGGGTAACGACGCGAAGGGAGAGGAACTAGCACGTTGCCTACAAAGAGAGCTGGTGAGAGCTAGGCTGCACGCGGCTGAGAGAGAAGCGGCGGAGAGAGAGCTCTCCGCGAGAATATCGGAAttagaaaatgaaaacaaGATGCTGAGAAAGCAGAGGGTGGATAATAATGTGGCGCACTTGCAG GATGAACTAATTGCGGTGAAACTTCGCGAAGCGGAGGCCAATCTCTCGCTGAAGGATCTCAGGCAGCGCGTAACGGAATTGTCGGATTGCTGGCAGAAGCATTTACAA GAGCATCGTCAAGAAGCGCCGTCAGCGCCTGTCCAATCCAACATGGTGTCTGACATCATGGCGACACCCAAAAAGTTGCTTAGGGCCTGGGAGGGGAGGACCAACGAGATGCAGAAGCTGGAAGAGGAGCTCATGTCCACCAGGATTCGGGAGGTGGAGGCGTTGACTGAGCTGAAGGAGCTGAGGCTTAAG GAAATGGAGCTGCGCACGCAGGTGCAGGTGTCGACGAACCAGCTGCGGCGGCAGGACGAGGAGCTGCGCGAGTTGCGCGAGGCGCTCGACGGCGCGCTGCAGCGGGAGCGCGCGCTGCAGACGCGTCAGCGCGAGTACCAGCACAAGTTCAGCGACCTCGAGAGCAAG GCTAAGTACGAGTCGATGCAAGCTAATATAAGGAACATGGAAGATGCACAGAGGATAGCCGAATTGGAGAATGAAGTGTCCGAGTATAAACTGAAG AATGAAGTAATGGCGACTGAAGGTGAACTGAGGAGTAATATAGATGACTCGGATCGAGTGCGCGAGTTGCAGGAGCAAGTCGCCGAATTAAAGGCTGAG
- the LOC119835895 gene encoding ecotropic viral integration site 5 ortholog isoform X1, translated as MKVDVEGRDAACASINTDSPVSSLDDFRETVSDSLPTPDRALLAKLEAENKKIEADAKCPSLTTVHSRKNSDTSSQISLASATSSSHEDSRVGSNGEEDLWGLWGRLVSSWETEWRRRNQFVRDLVRQGVPHHFRGIVWQLLAGVDSSPEKKLYASYIKAKSACEKVIRRDIARTYPEHDFFKEKDGLGQESLFNVMKAYSLHDREVGYCQGSGFIVGLLLMQMPEEEAFAVLVKIMQHHRMRDMFKPSMAELGLCMFQLENLVQELLPDLHLHFQSQSFSTSMYASSWFLTLFTTTLSLPLACRVMDVFLCEGIEIVFKVALAMLTLGKNDMLSLDMENILKYIQKELPAKAEANQDAFMNLAYSIKVQQKKMKRLEKEYTVIKTKEQGDIAVLRCLRQENRLLKQRVELLEKESSALAERLVRGQVDRAEGEEETFALAREVHALRRANMDAQHRLAVAQDEIRSLEMTIAENNSRQSSLEGTEGNDAKGEELARCLQRELVRARLHAAEREAAERELSARISELENENKMLRKQRVDNNVAHLQDELIAVKLREAEANLSLKDLRQRVTELSDCWQKHLQEHRQEAPSAPVQSNMVSDIMATPKKLLRAWEGRTNEMQKLEEELMSTRIREVEALTELKELRLKEMELRTQVQVSTNQLRRQDEELRELREALDGALQRERALQTRQREYQHKFSDLESKAKYESMQANIRNMEDAQRIAELENEVSEYKLKNEVMATEGELRSNIDDSDRVRELQEQVAELKAEVMRLEAWKARALGLTLTRSESLEEDLEEDDKLKLVLRRESSASLDFKKT; from the exons ATGAAGGTGGACGTGGAAGGAAGAGATGCAGCCTGCGCCTCGATCAATACCGACTCGCCTGTGTCTTCACTTGACG ATTTCCGAGAGACGGTATCCGACAGCCTGCCGACGCCCGACCGGGCGCTGCTCGCCAAGCTGGAGGCGGAGAACAAGAAGATCGAGGCGGACGCCAAGTGCCCCTCACTGACGACTGTGCACAGCAGGAAGAACTCGGACACATCATCGCAGATATCCTTGGCGTCTG CCACGAGTTCAAGCCACGAAGACTCAAGAGTTGGCAGCAATGGAGAGGAGGATCTTTGGGGTCTCTGGGGTCGGCTGGTCAGCAGCTGGGAGACGGAGTGGCGGAGGCGCAACCAGTTCGTGCGCGACCTCGTGAGGCAGGGGGTGCCTCATCATTTTAGAGGGATTGTGTGGCAGCTGCTTGCTGGAGTGGACTCATCCCCCGAGAAGAAGTTATACGCTTCATACATTAAG GCCAAATCAGCGTGTGAGAAGGTAATACGTCGCGACATCGCACGCACGTACCCGGAGCATGATTTCTTCAAAGAGAAGGATGGATTGGGACAGGAGTCGCTATTCAACGTGATGAAGGCGTATTCGCTGCACGACAGGGAAGTTGGGTACTGCCAAGGTTCGGGCTTTATTGTTGGACTGCTGTTGATGCAG ATGCCAGAGGAGGAGGCATTTGCAGTGTTGGTAAAGATCATGCAGCATCACAGGATGAGAGACATGTTCAAGCCGAGCATGGCGGAGCTGGGCCTCTGCATGTTCCAGCTCGAGAACTTGGTGCAGGAACTACTGCCGGACTTACATTTGCATTTTCAGTCGCAA AGTTTCAGCACATCCATGTACGCCAGCAGCTGGTTCCTCACGCTGTTCACCACAACCCTCTCGCTGCCGCTCGCCTGCCGCGTGATGGACGTGTTCCTCTGCGAGGGTATCGAGATCGTGTTCAAGGTGGCGCTGGCCATGCTCACGCTGGGGAAGAACGATATGCTGTCCCTCGACATGGAGAACATACTAAAG TACATACAAAAGGAGCTGCCAGCAAAGGCAGAGGCTAATCAAGATGCATTCATGAACTTGGCGTATTCGATCAAAGTGCAACAGAAGAAGATGAAAAGATTAGAGAAAGAGTATACGGTGATAAAGACAAAGGAGCAAGGGGATATAGCTGTGTTGAGA TGCCTCCGGCAAGAGAACCGGCTGCTGAAGCAGCGGGTGGAGCTGCTGGAGAAGGAGAGCTCAGCGCTCGCGGAGCGGCTGGTCCGCGGGCAGGTGGACCGCGCCGAGGGTGAGGAGGAGACGTTCGCGCTCGCGCGGGAGGTGCACGCGCTGCGGCGGGCCAACATGGACGCGCAGCATCGGCTCGCGGTCGCGCAGGACGAGATACGCTCGCTCGAGATGACCATCGCCGAG AACAATTCCCGCCAATCGTCTCTCGAGGGCACAGAGGGTAACGACGCGAAGGGAGAGGAACTAGCACGTTGCCTACAAAGAGAGCTGGTGAGAGCTAGGCTGCACGCGGCTGAGAGAGAAGCGGCGGAGAGAGAGCTCTCCGCGAGAATATCGGAAttagaaaatgaaaacaaGATGCTGAGAAAGCAGAGGGTGGATAATAATGTGGCGCACTTGCAG GATGAACTAATTGCGGTGAAACTTCGCGAAGCGGAGGCCAATCTCTCGCTGAAGGATCTCAGGCAGCGCGTAACGGAATTGTCGGATTGCTGGCAGAAGCATTTACAA GAGCATCGTCAAGAAGCGCCGTCAGCGCCTGTCCAATCCAACATGGTGTCTGACATCATGGCGACACCCAAAAAGTTGCTTAGGGCCTGGGAGGGGAGGACCAACGAGATGCAGAAGCTGGAAGAGGAGCTCATGTCCACCAGGATTCGGGAGGTGGAGGCGTTGACTGAGCTGAAGGAGCTGAGGCTTAAG GAAATGGAGCTGCGCACGCAGGTGCAGGTGTCGACGAACCAGCTGCGGCGGCAGGACGAGGAGCTGCGCGAGTTGCGCGAGGCGCTCGACGGCGCGCTGCAGCGGGAGCGCGCGCTGCAGACGCGTCAGCGCGAGTACCAGCACAAGTTCAGCGACCTCGAGAGCAAG GCTAAGTACGAGTCGATGCAAGCTAATATAAGGAACATGGAAGATGCACAGAGGATAGCCGAATTGGAGAATGAAGTGTCCGAGTATAAACTGAAG AATGAAGTAATGGCGACTGAAGGTGAACTGAGGAGTAATATAGATGACTCGGATCGAGTGCGCGAGTTGCAGGAGCAAGTCGCCGAATTAAAGGCTGAG